From the Bacteroidota bacterium genome, one window contains:
- a CDS encoding aromatic amino acid ammonia-lyase — protein MTLIIEGKNLKIEDVVKVARHNEKVELHADSIKRINKCRAMLERKIEAHEIMYGVNTGIGEFSEVVLDDDQVKDFQKYLIYNHAAGIGDPAPIEYVRAAMLGRINVHSHGNSGVRIEITQTLVDLLNKGVTPFVCQKGSVGASGDLAPMSQIALLMMGEGQAYYKGQLMESKKAMDLAGIAVPGLHARDGLATINGSNLLTAMSAIWLYDANRWLKQAEIAASMSLEALKANMKPYTKKLHEVRGFKGAVRSAEAINKCVQKGDLKLEKVQCKVQDAYSMRSTPQVIGAAHDALAYAKSQVEIELNGVGDNPIFFPDEDMQISGANFQGTPVSVPMDMAGYCITMVSIMSERRMNRLNNPALSVGLPAFLTKGAGMFSGLMLSQYTADMQIVEQKILSAPASIQSIPAAADQEDFVSMGMNTAIKNFQILDNAYGILGIEFMAAAQALDFRDYNFGTGTTKAKEIIRKYVDFLEIDRPLYADHTKMKELVKSCEILEEVEKIIGSLE, from the coding sequence ATGACACTAATAATAGAAGGAAAAAATTTAAAAATTGAAGATGTAGTAAAAGTTGCAAGACATAATGAAAAAGTAGAACTTCATGCCGATTCAATAAAAAGAATAAATAAATGCCGTGCAATGCTTGAAAGAAAAATTGAAGCACATGAAATAATGTATGGTGTAAATACCGGAATTGGTGAATTTTCAGAAGTTGTATTGGATGATGACCAAGTTAAAGATTTTCAAAAATACCTAATTTATAATCATGCTGCCGGAATAGGTGATCCTGCTCCTATAGAATATGTACGAGCTGCAATGCTTGGAAGAATAAATGTTCATTCTCATGGTAATTCCGGAGTTCGTATTGAAATTACCCAAACTCTTGTTGATTTACTTAACAAAGGTGTTACACCTTTTGTTTGCCAAAAAGGATCAGTAGGTGCAAGCGGAGACCTTGCTCCTATGTCTCAAATTGCTCTTTTAATGATGGGCGAAGGACAGGCTTATTACAAAGGACAATTGATGGAAAGTAAAAAAGCTATGGATTTGGCTGGCATTGCTGTACCCGGATTACATGCTCGTGATGGCTTAGCTACTATCAACGGTTCAAATTTGTTAACTGCAATGAGTGCTATCTGGCTTTACGATGCAAATAGATGGTTAAAGCAAGCAGAAATTGCTGCATCCATGAGCCTTGAAGCTCTTAAAGCCAATATGAAACCTTATACCAAAAAGCTTCATGAAGTAAGAGGATTTAAGGGAGCTGTAAGAAGTGCAGAAGCTATAAATAAATGTGTTCAAAAAGGAGATCTTAAATTAGAAAAAGTTCAATGTAAAGTTCAGGATGCTTACTCAATGCGGTCAACACCGCAAGTAATTGGTGCAGCTCATGATGCTCTTGCTTACGCAAAATCACAGGTGGAAATAGAATTAAATGGTGTAGGTGACAATCCTATTTTCTTTCCTGATGAAGATATGCAAATTTCAGGTGCTAACTTTCAAGGAACTCCTGTTTCTGTTCCTATGGATATGGCAGGTTATTGTATTACAATGGTTAGTATTATGTCGGAAAGAAGAATGAACAGACTTAATAATCCTGCTTTGAGTGTTGGTTTACCAGCATTTCTTACTAAAGGAGCAGGAATGTTTTCAGGGCTTATGCTTAGCCAATATACTGCTGATATGCAAATTGTTGAACAAAAAATCCTCTCTGCCCCTGCTTCAATACAGTCAATTCCTGCGGCTGCCGATCAGGAAGATTTTGTTTCAATGGGAATGAATACTGCAATTAAAAACTTTCAAATACTGGATAATGCTTATGGAATTCTCGGTATTGAATTTATGGCTGCTGCTCAAGCTCTTGATTTTAGAGATTATAATTTTGGTACAGGAACAACTAAAGCAAAAGAAATTATTCGTAAATATGTAGATTTCCTTGAAATTGACAGACCACTATATGCCGACCATACTAAAATGAAAGAACTTGTAAAGTCTTGTGAAATTCTTGAAGAAGTTGAGAAAATTATTGGCTCTTTAGAATAA